The following are from one region of the Bos mutus isolate GX-2022 chromosome 18, NWIPB_WYAK_1.1, whole genome shotgun sequence genome:
- the ATXN1L gene encoding ataxin-1-like, translated as MKPVHERSQECLPPKKRDLPVTSEDMGRTTSCSTNHTPSSDASEWSRGVVVAGQSQAGARVSLGGDGAEAITGLTVDQYGMLYKVAVPPATFSPTGLPSVVNMSPLPPTFNVASSLIQHPGIHYPPIHYAQLPSTSLQFIGSPYSLPYAVPPNFLPSPLLSPSANLATSHLPHFVPYASLLAEGATPPPASSPAHSFSKAPSASSPPGQLPHHSSTQPLDLAPGRMPIYYQMSRLPAGYTLHETAPAGASPVLTPQEGQPALEAAAANGQRPRDRNLVRRESEALDSPSNKGEGQGLAPVVECMVDGQLFSGSQSARVEVAVPAHRGTPDTDLEVQRVVGALASQDYRAVAAQRKDEPSPLNLSHHNPDHQGGGRGPARSAAEMAEKNQARGVSPHSHQEPLKHRPFPKAVVVANGNLVPAGTDPGLLPVGSEILVASSLDIQARATFPDKESTLPPVTSSHLPSHFMKGAIIQLATGELKRVEDLQTQDFVRSAEVSGGLKIDSSTVVDIQESQWPGFVMLHFVVGEQQSKVSIEVPPEHPFFVYGQGWSSCSPGRTAQLFSLPCHRLQVGDVCISISLQSLNSNSVSQSSCAPPGQLGPPRERPERTVLGPREQCDSDGKSQPSGEGSRSVEPSQPEPGAQACWSAPSFQRYSTQGEEARAALLRPSFIPQEVKLSIEGRSNAGK; from the coding sequence ATGAAACCTGTTCATGAGAGGAGTCAGGAATGCCTTCCACCAAAGAAACGAGACCTCCCCGTGACCAGCGAGGATATGGGGAGAACCACCAGCTGCTCAACTAACCACACACCCTCCAGTGATGCTTCTGAATGGTCTCGAGGGGTTGTGGTGGCCGGGCAGAGCCAGGCAGGAGCCAGAGTCAGCCTGGGGGGTGATGGAGCCGAGGCCATCACTGGTCTAACGGTGGACCAGTATGGCATGCTGTATAAGGTGGCTGTGCCACCTGCCACCTTCTCCCCAACTGGCCTCCCATCTGTGGTGAACATGAGCCCCTTGCCCCCCACATTTAATGTAGCGTCTTCTCTGATTCAACATCCGGGAATCCACTATCCCCCCATCCACTATGCTCAGCTCCCGTCCACCTCTCTGCAGTTCATCGGGTCTCCGTACAGCCTTCCTTATGCCGTGCCACCTAATTTCCTCCCGAgtcccctcctttctccttctgccaacCTCGCCACCTCTCACCTTCCACACTTTGTGCCATACGCCTCACTCCTGGCAGAAGGAGCCACTCCTCCCCCGGCTTCATCCCCAGCCCATTCGTTCAGCAAAGCCCCCTCTGCCAGCTCCCCGCCTGGGCAGTTGCCACATCACTCGAGTACTCAGCCACTGGACCTCGCTCCAGGCCGGATGCCCATTTATTATCAGATGTCCAGGCTCCCTGCTGGGTACACCTTGCATGAAACTGCCCCTGCAGGTGCCAGCCCAGTTCTTACTCCTCAGGAGGGCCAGCCTGCTCTGGAAGCAGCCGCTGCCAATGGACAGAGACCGCGAGATCGGAATTTAGTGAGACGGGAAAGCGAAGCCCTTGACTCCCCCAGCAACAAGGGCGAGGGCCAGGGACTGGCGCCAGTGGTCGAATGCATGGTGGACGGACAATTGTTTTCAGGTTCTCAGTCTGCACGGGTGGAGGTGGCAGTGCCAGCACACCGAGGGACCCCGGACACTGACCTCGAGGTCCAGCGGGTGGTGGGTGCTTTAGCTTCTCAGGACTACCGGGCGGTGGCAGCTCAGAGGAAGGACGAGCCCAGCCCCCTCAACCTGTCCCACCATAACCCTGACCACCAGGGCGGGGGGCGAGGGCCAGCCAGGAGCGCCGCCGAGATGGCCGAGAAAAACCAGGCCCGAGGGGTCTCCCCTCACTCCCATCAGGAACCCCTGAAGCATAGACCTTTCCCCAAAGCAGTGGTTGTAGCCAATGGCAACTTGGTGCCCGCTGGAACTGACCCAGGCCTGCTGCCTGTGGGTTCGGAGATCCTGGTGGCATCAAGTTTGGACATACAGGCCAGAGCCACCTTCCCAGACAAGGAGTCGACGCTACCCCCCGTGACCTCTTCCCATTTGCCCTCCCATTTCATGAAGGGCGCCATCATCCAGCTGGCTACGGGGGAGCTGAAGCGGGTGGAGGACCTCCAGACACAGGATTTTGTGCGCAGTGCCGAAGTGAGCGGGGGGCTGAAGATTGACTCAAGCACAGTTGTGGACATTCAGGAGAGCCAGTGGCCTGGATTTGTCATGCTGCACTTCGTGGTGGGTGAGCAGCAGAGCAAAGTGAGCATCGAGGTGCCCCCCGAGCACCCCTTCTTCGTCTATGGCCAGGGCTGGTCCTCCTGCAGCCCCGGGCGGACTGCACAACTCTTCTCTCTGCCCTGCCATCGGCTCCAGGTGGGAGATGTCTGCATCTCTATCAGTTTACAAAGCTTGAACAGtaactcagtctctcagtccagCTGTGCTCCCCCAGGCCAGCTGGGTCCTCCCCGAGAAAGACCTGAAAGGACAGTCCTGGGACCCCGAGAGCAATGTGACAGTGATGGGAAAAGCCAGCCGTCAGGCGAGGGCTCCCGGTCGGTAGAGCCCTCGCAGCCGGAGCCTGGTGCTCAGGCCTGCTGGTCGGCCCCGAGCTTCCAAAGATACAGCACGCAAGGGGAGGAGGCGCGGGCTGCACTGCTCCGTCCCTCTTTCATTCCGCAGGAGGTGAAGCTGTCCATCGAAGGGCGCTCTAATGCGGGGAAATGA